Proteins encoded by one window of Mustela erminea isolate mMusErm1 chromosome 7, mMusErm1.Pri, whole genome shotgun sequence:
- the APCDD1L gene encoding protein APCDD1-like, which produces MPTAMLPYACVLVLLGARTTEATGTARGGRLHWEPRCQQPAPSRAPVTVLLPPRLDGPWVSTGCEVRPGPEFLTRSYTFYPNRLFRAYQFYYRDPFCREPAHSLLIKGKVRLRRASWVTRGATEADYHLHKVGIVFHSRHGLLDVTGSLNQTRVGQDCARRLPPARAWLPGALYELLSARAKQDCTEALGFTMHELSLVRMLRHLQPQPRAGPRLVEELYLGDIHTDRGERWHYRPTGYQRPLQSALHHARPCPACSLIARSDEHHPPVLPPQAALPLRLGGRWISPGCEVRPAVLFLTRLFTFHGHNRSWEGYYRHFSDPACRQPTFTVYAAGHYTRGRPSSKVLGGTELVFQVTRARVTPMDQVTTAMLNYSEPSSCGGPGAWSLGTERDVTATNGCLPLGIRLPHVEYELFKMELDPLGQSLLFIGQRPTDGSSPDTPEKRPTSYQAPLVLCDGVAEAVSGPLQHRPLPKPFRGGGPCPPAAPLPVLPLALGLAFLKGL; this is translated from the exons CCCGCACCACTGAGGCGACTGGGACCGCCAGGGGTGGCCGTCTACACTGGGAACCCCGCTGCCAACAGCCCGCGCCGAGCAGAGCCCCCGTCACTGTGCTGCTGCCCCCACGCCTCGACGGGCCCTGGGTCTCTACCGG ctgtgaggtgcGCCCGGGACCTGAGTTCCTCACCCGCTCCTACACCTTCTACCCTAACCGCCTCTTCCGAGCCTACCAGTTCTACTACAGGGACCCTTTCTGCCGGGAGCCTGCCCACTCCCTGCTCATCAAGGGCAAAGTCCGCCTGCGCCGGGCCTCCTGGGTCACCCGAGGGGCCACTGAGGCCGACTACCACCTGCACAAGGTGGGCATTGTCTTTCACAGCCGCCATGGCCTGCTCGATGTCACCGGGAGTCTCAACCAGACCCGGGTGGGCCAGGACTGTGCCCGGCGGCTGCCCCCAGCCCGGGCCTGGCTGCCCGGGGCCCTGTACGAGCTGCTGAGCGCCCGGGCCAAGCAGGACTGCACAGAAGCCCTGGGCTTCACCATGCACGAGCTCAGCCTGGTCCGCATGCTGCGGCACCTGCAGCCGCAGCCTCGGGCTGGGCCCCGGCTGGTGGAGGAGCTCTACCTGGGGGACATCCACACCGACCGAGGGGAGAGGTGGCACTACCGGCCGACGGGCTACCAGCGCCCGCTGCAGAGTGCCCTG CACCACGCCCGCCCCTGCCCGGCGTGCAGCCTCATCGCGCGCTCTGACGAGCACCACCCGCCCGTGCTGCCCCCCCAGGCGGCCCTGCCCCTGCGCCTGGGGGGCCGGTGGATCAGCCCCGGGTGCGAGGTGCGCCCCGCCGTGCTCTTCCTCACCAGGCTCTTCACCTTCCACGGGCACAACCGCTCCTGGGAAGGGTATTACCGCCACTTCTCAGACCCCGCCTGCCGCCAGCCCACCTTCACGGTCTACGCCGCGGGCCACTACACCAGGGGCAGGCCCTCCAGCAAGGTCCTCGGCGGCACCGAACTGGTGTTTCAGGTCACCCGGGCCCGAGTGACTCCCATGGACCAGGTCACCACGGCCATGCTCAACTACTCTGAACCGAGCAGCTGCGGGGGCCCGGGGGCCTGGTCCCTGGGGACCGAGCGGGACGTCACAGCCACCAACGGGTGTCTTCCGCTGGGCATCAGGCTCCCCCACGTGGAGTACGAGCTTTTCAAGATGGAGCTAGACCCCCTCGGGCAAAGCCTGCTCTTCATCGGACAAAGGCCCACGGACGGGTCAAGTCCCGACACCCCGGAGAAGCGCCCCACGTCCTACCAAGCGCCCCTGGTGCTCTGCGACGGGGTGGCCGAGGCGGTGTCCGGACCCCTGCAGCACAGACCTCTGCCGAAGCCCTTCCGTGGTGGGGGGCCATGTCCTCCAGCGGCCCCTCTCCCAGTCCTGCCCCTGGCTCTAGGGCTGGCCTTCCTCAAGGGGCTCTGA